In one Agathobacter rectalis ATCC 33656 genomic region, the following are encoded:
- a CDS encoding methyl-accepting chemotaxis protein yields MEQSKTKKRGTFAAKIIVMVILAVIVSNVICMVFILESSKKQITDSVKHTMVDVVNTTSKIMENEISNSGVDDLDYDGYANNLSDVKLEGMDSAYMYVVQNDGTMLYHPTKEKVGQPVENAVIKGVVQQLQDGKKPGTTVVEYDFNGTTKYSAYTILNNENILVLTADESEALAGITTVTGVAVGIIAIVVLIAITISFIMGRRLMRPLVKVSTIIEDVANGNIEADFSVVKESNDEIGLIIEKMKELTQSLGSIVGKIRNSSDTMSSNSYELNDTSSQTLAANNEISKAVEDVAEGSTGMAASISKINENLLEMSNETKDINASVDEIKNQTVAVQDSSKIMNDKIKSMQDSSHKMDEGISAISKRIETVNTTVDKVSNIVSVIEEISSETNLLSLNASIEAARAGDAGKGFAVVAQEIRVLSDNTNTELENIKQIISSLVEECRYCVQASGTIVEDNAKQKEEIKAVLDEFGSLDEQIQKTAEKADEIEELVTAMIELNDDITKSSNSLTDVSAANAAATEEMNANIEELNAMMHGVSEMAGHMNDESDGLKEALSFFNN; encoded by the coding sequence ATGGAACAGAGTAAAACTAAAAAAAGAGGTACATTTGCAGCCAAAATCATAGTAATGGTGATTTTAGCTGTTATAGTTTCAAATGTAATTTGTATGGTATTTATTCTTGAAAGCTCCAAAAAACAAATTACAGACAGTGTCAAGCATACCATGGTAGATGTTGTTAATACAACGTCAAAAATCATGGAAAATGAGATTAGTAATTCAGGTGTTGATGATCTGGATTATGATGGTTATGCCAATAATCTTTCAGATGTAAAGCTTGAAGGCATGGACAGTGCATACATGTATGTGGTTCAAAATGATGGCACAATGCTTTATCATCCTACAAAGGAAAAGGTTGGACAGCCTGTTGAGAATGCTGTAATTAAAGGCGTTGTACAACAGCTTCAGGATGGCAAAAAACCGGGCACGACTGTTGTAGAATATGATTTCAATGGAACAACAAAGTATTCGGCATATACGATTTTGAACAATGAAAATATACTTGTGCTTACAGCAGATGAATCTGAGGCACTTGCAGGAATCACTACTGTAACAGGAGTTGCCGTTGGAATCATTGCTATTGTTGTGCTTATTGCAATTACTATCTCATTCATAATGGGACGCAGGCTCATGAGACCGCTTGTAAAGGTCAGTACAATAATTGAGGATGTTGCCAATGGTAATATTGAGGCAGATTTCAGTGTGGTCAAGGAGTCAAATGATGAGATAGGCCTGATTATAGAAAAGATGAAGGAGCTCACACAATCGCTTGGAAGTATAGTCGGAAAGATAAGAAATTCCAGTGATACGATGTCATCAAACAGCTATGAGCTCAATGACACAAGCAGTCAGACACTTGCTGCAAATAACGAGATATCCAAGGCCGTCGAGGATGTTGCAGAGGGCTCTACAGGCATGGCAGCATCTATTTCCAAGATTAATGAAAATCTTCTGGAGATGAGCAATGAAACAAAGGACATTAATGCCTCTGTTGATGAAATCAAAAACCAGACGGTAGCAGTGCAGGATAGCAGTAAAATCATGAATGACAAGATTAAATCCATGCAGGATAGCAGCCACAAGATGGATGAGGGTATCTCAGCAATTTCAAAACGCATAGAAACTGTAAATACTACGGTTGACAAGGTGAGCAATATTGTCTCTGTCATTGAGGAAATATCCAGTGAAACCAATCTTTTGTCACTCAATGCATCTATAGAAGCAGCCAGAGCCGGCGATGCAGGAAAAGGCTTCGCAGTGGTGGCACAGGAGATTCGAGTGCTTTCAGACAATACCAATACGGAGCTTGAGAATATCAAGCAGATAATATCATCACTGGTTGAAGAGTGCAGGTATTGTGTTCAGGCATCCGGCACCATCGTCGAGGATAATGCCAAGCAGAAGGAAGAGATTAAGGCAGTACTCGATGAATTTGGCTCACTTGATGAGCAGATTCAAAAGACAGCAGAAAAAGCTGATGAAATCGAAGAGCTTGTCACTGCGATGATTGAGCTGAACGATGACATCACGAAGAGCAGCAACAGCCTGACAGACGTCAGCGCAGCAAATGCCGCAGCAACCGAAGAGATGAATGCCAACATCGAGGAGCTCAATGCGATGATGCACGGAGTTTCAGAAATGGCAGGACACATGAATGATGAGTCTGATGGATTGAAGGAAGCATTATCGTTCTTTAATAATTAA
- a CDS encoding ABC transporter permease has protein sequence MSRKKIKNPLIKRIPKEIIGDWKKYLVVFLFLVLTIGFVSGMYVANDSMLTSADEGVSKYKQEDGHFELKDKADSELVTAIESGEVKTAPDEKDSDSSKTPVKLYENFYRNETEDYDADGKKDGTIRVYTKTGNINLACLIEGSFPQNENEIAVDRMHADNVGMKVGDTIKVSGKEFKVSGLIAYVNYSTLHEKKTDMMFDAIKFDVAMVTKEGFERLHKSIHYTYAWKYEDEPADDIEQKEKSDDFLEAMVSQVMAAGNEVEDYTPRYSNPAINFATDDMGSDKAMGGVLLDILIVIIAFIFAVTISNTIANESSAIGTLRASGYTKGELIRHYLSMPVIVTFLAAVVGNILGYTVFKDVVVGMYYNSYSLPTYHTIWNPGAFIKTTLAPVIIMLVVNLIVIIRMMQHTPLQFLRHDLKKTKRKKAMRLPHWSFMSRFRLRIMFQNVANYLILFVGIFFIMVMLAMAVGMPDTLDYYKKNTDSMMFAKYQYVLKSYVDADGNVLETDNSDAEKFDMTSLLRRTDEFDEEVSVYGVETDSAYVKLKDMDSLKDNEVYISDSFADKYGIKPGDTIKFDAQYEKKTYKFKVKGTYDKSQSIAVFMPIEHFADTFDFADGRFSGFLSDTKIKDIDESNIATTITIRDITKMADQLDHSMGSYMQYFQVLCILLSAVMIYLLTKLIIEKNETAISMTKILGYDNREIASLYLASTSIVVVISDIISVVLGAKVMDIVWRIMLQTFSGWFSFHMTHVGYVKMFAFVLIGYLIVTVFDFSRIKRIPMDMALKNVE, from the coding sequence ATGAGCAGGAAAAAGATAAAAAATCCTCTGATAAAGCGTATACCAAAGGAAATTATCGGTGACTGGAAGAAATATCTTGTTGTATTTCTTTTCCTCGTGTTGACAATTGGCTTTGTATCCGGAATGTATGTGGCAAACGACAGTATGCTCACCTCTGCGGATGAGGGGGTAAGTAAATACAAGCAGGAGGATGGACATTTTGAGCTTAAGGATAAGGCTGACAGCGAGCTTGTTACGGCTATCGAGTCAGGCGAGGTAAAAACAGCTCCAGACGAAAAAGACAGCGATAGCAGCAAAACTCCTGTCAAGCTTTACGAGAATTTCTATCGCAATGAGACTGAGGACTACGACGCAGACGGCAAAAAGGACGGAACCATCCGTGTATACACAAAGACCGGGAATATCAACCTTGCATGTCTCATCGAGGGCTCATTTCCACAAAATGAGAACGAAATCGCTGTGGACAGAATGCATGCAGACAACGTGGGCATGAAGGTCGGTGACACAATAAAGGTCAGCGGAAAAGAATTCAAGGTATCGGGCCTTATCGCATATGTCAATTACTCCACACTGCATGAAAAGAAGACCGATATGATGTTTGATGCGATAAAGTTTGATGTGGCAATGGTGACAAAGGAGGGCTTTGAGCGCCTGCACAAGAGCATTCACTATACATATGCATGGAAATACGAGGATGAGCCGGCTGACGACATAGAGCAGAAGGAAAAATCAGATGACTTTCTGGAGGCGATGGTGTCACAGGTTATGGCAGCAGGCAATGAAGTGGAGGACTACACACCGCGCTACTCAAATCCGGCAATAAATTTTGCCACGGACGATATGGGCTCAGACAAGGCCATGGGAGGAGTGCTTTTAGACATTCTTATTGTGATAATCGCATTCATTTTTGCAGTGACCATAAGCAATACGATAGCAAATGAATCATCAGCGATAGGCACGCTTCGTGCGTCGGGCTACACAAAGGGCGAGCTTATTAGGCATTACCTTTCAATGCCTGTCATTGTAACATTTCTGGCAGCAGTAGTAGGAAATATACTGGGCTATACGGTGTTCAAGGATGTGGTTGTGGGCATGTATTACAACAGCTACAGCCTGCCGACATACCACACAATCTGGAATCCGGGCGCATTCATAAAAACAACGCTTGCTCCGGTGATTATAATGCTGGTTGTAAATCTTATCGTGATAATCCGCATGATGCAGCACACACCGCTTCAGTTTCTGCGTCATGACCTTAAGAAAACAAAGCGTAAAAAAGCAATGCGGCTTCCGCACTGGAGCTTCATGAGCCGTTTCAGACTGCGAATCATGTTCCAGAATGTGGCAAACTATCTGATACTTTTTGTGGGAATATTTTTCATCATGGTAATGCTCGCGATGGCAGTCGGCATGCCGGATACACTTGATTATTACAAGAAAAATACCGACAGTATGATGTTTGCAAAATACCAGTACGTACTCAAATCCTATGTCGATGCAGACGGAAACGTGCTTGAAACCGATAACAGTGATGCAGAGAAATTTGACATGACATCGCTCTTAAGGAGGACAGATGAGTTTGACGAGGAGGTGTCTGTCTACGGAGTGGAAACAGACAGTGCATACGTAAAGCTTAAGGACATGGATTCGCTTAAGGATAATGAGGTGTACATATCAGACTCATTTGCAGATAAATATGGTATAAAACCGGGCGATACAATAAAGTTTGATGCACAGTACGAGAAAAAAACATACAAATTCAAGGTGAAGGGAACCTACGATAAATCCCAGAGCATCGCGGTGTTTATGCCGATAGAGCATTTCGCGGATACCTTTGATTTTGCAGATGGCAGATTCAGCGGATTTTTGTCGGATACAAAGATAAAGGATATCGATGAGAGCAATATCGCAACAACAATCACGATACGCGACATCACCAAAATGGCAGACCAGCTCGACCACTCCATGGGCTCATACATGCAGTACTTCCAGGTGCTTTGCATACTGCTCTCAGCCGTCATGATATATCTGCTCACGAAGCTCATCATCGAGAAAAATGAGACAGCCATATCGATGACAAAGATTTTAGGCTACGACAACAGAGAAATTGCAAGTCTTTATCTGGCCTCAACATCCATCGTGGTGGTTATATCAGATATCATTAGCGTAGTGCTTGGTGCAAAAGTAATGGACATTGTATGGCGCATAATGCTTCAGACCTTCAGCGGCTGGTTTTCATTCCATATGACACATGTCGGCTATGTAAAGATGTTTGCGTTTGTGCTCATCGGTTACCTGATAGTGACAGTATTTGATTTCAGTAGAATAAAGAGAATCCCGATGGACATGGCACTAAAGAATGTGGAATAG
- a CDS encoding GNAT family N-acetyltransferase: MTDNFEFRSIHPDEVEQAIAIEQICFPPNEACSPKAMTERIAKVPQLFLVVIDKSTGKLAGFLNGVATDEEKFRDEFFTDIDLCDENGKNVMLLGLDVLPEYRGQGLARELVHRYSQREKANGRKKLFLTCLEQKVEMYKKFGLQDLGIADSTWGGEEWHEMVLKG, translated from the coding sequence ATGACAGATAATTTTGAATTTAGAAGTATACACCCAGACGAGGTAGAACAGGCAATAGCAATTGAGCAGATATGTTTCCCACCGAATGAGGCATGTTCTCCAAAGGCAATGACAGAGAGAATTGCAAAGGTACCACAGTTATTTCTCGTGGTAATTGACAAATCAACCGGTAAGCTGGCGGGCTTTTTAAATGGTGTGGCAACAGACGAGGAAAAGTTCAGGGATGAGTTCTTCACGGACATCGATTTATGCGATGAAAACGGTAAGAATGTGATGCTTCTTGGCCTTGACGTGCTGCCGGAGTATCGTGGACAGGGACTCGCCAGAGAGCTCGTGCACCGCTACAGTCAGCGTGAAAAGGCAAACGGACGAAAAAAGCTGTTTCTGACATGCTTAGAGCAGAAGGTAGAGATGTATAAGAAGTTTGGATTGCAGGATCTGGGGATTGCTGACTCTACCTGGGGCGGAGAAGAGTGGCATGAGATGGTGTTAAAGGGATGA
- a CDS encoding ABC transporter ATP-binding protein — protein MSEEERKFLEIVDLKKGFGSGETRQEVLRGMNFSVAKGEFCVLLGPSGSGKSTLLNIIGGIDSADSGYISINGDKLKDMSEKKLTQYRRKHLGYVFQMYNLIANLNVKENIEVGAYLSDNALDIDELLHTLGLYEHRYKLPNQLSGGQQQRVSIGRAIVKNPDILLCDEPTGALDYNTSKEILKLIEDVNKKYGNTIIMVTHNEAIKNMADHVIKLRDGAVRHNDINTNKVSAEELEW, from the coding sequence ATGTCAGAAGAAGAGAGAAAGTTCTTAGAGATAGTGGATTTGAAAAAGGGCTTCGGAAGCGGCGAGACGCGCCAGGAGGTGCTGCGAGGCATGAATTTTTCTGTGGCAAAGGGTGAATTCTGTGTGCTGCTCGGACCGTCAGGCTCAGGAAAGTCTACACTGCTCAATATCATCGGAGGCATCGACAGCGCCGATTCCGGATATATCAGCATAAATGGTGACAAGCTGAAGGATATGAGCGAGAAAAAGCTCACACAGTACCGCAGAAAGCACCTGGGATATGTATTTCAGATGTACAACCTGATTGCCAATCTGAATGTAAAGGAAAATATCGAGGTGGGCGCTTATCTGTCTGACAACGCACTGGATATCGATGAGCTGCTTCACACGCTGGGGCTTTACGAGCACCGCTATAAGCTTCCAAATCAGCTATCCGGTGGACAGCAGCAGCGTGTGTCAATAGGGCGTGCAATCGTGAAAAATCCTGATATACTGCTCTGCGATGAGCCTACAGGAGCGCTTGATTACAACACCTCAAAGGAGATTTTGAAGCTCATAGAGGATGTCAACAAAAAGTACGGAAACACCATAATCATGGTCACACACAATGAGGCCATCAAAAACATGGCAGACCACGTGATAAAGCTTAGGGACGGAGCCGTGCGCCACAACGATATCAATACAAATAAGGTTTCGGCCGAAGAGCTTGAGTGGTAA